From Acidobacteriota bacterium, one genomic window encodes:
- a CDS encoding lysophospholipid acyltransferase family protein — protein sequence MVICLLGVTLRYEDISEPGMTPQYHTPPPLIYAIWHRCLLACAWRFRNANLHILISRSFDGELIARTVERLGFVAVRGSSSRDGAVGLRNLQRAFLENNYIAITADGPRGPAQWAKPGVTQLAQLVNAPVGAVYLHAHRAWTLRSWDRFMIPKPFSRVTVAWTVPAPAEQQAVQSALDRATALAESNR from the coding sequence ATGGTCATCTGCCTGCTTGGCGTGACGCTGCGCTACGAAGACATCTCGGAGCCGGGCATGACGCCGCAGTATCACACGCCTCCGCCGCTGATCTACGCCATCTGGCACCGCTGCCTGCTCGCCTGCGCCTGGCGCTTCCGCAACGCGAACCTCCACATCCTCATCAGCCGCAGCTTCGACGGCGAGCTGATCGCCCGCACCGTCGAGCGTCTGGGCTTCGTCGCCGTGCGCGGCTCGAGCTCGCGCGACGGGGCCGTCGGCCTGCGCAATCTCCAGCGCGCTTTCCTCGAAAACAATTACATTGCCATCACCGCCGACGGCCCACGCGGCCCCGCGCAGTGGGCCAAGCCCGGCGTCACGCAGCTCGCGCAGCTCGTCAACGCGCCCGTCGGCGCGGTGTACCTGCACGCGCACCGCGCCTGGACCCTGCGCTCCTGGGACCGCTTCATGATCCCCAAGCCCTTCTCCCGCGTCACTGTCGCATGGACCGTTCCCGCGCCGGCCGAGCAACAAGCCGTGCAATCTGCGCTCGACCGCGCCACAGCTCTCGCCGAATCCAACCGATAA
- a CDS encoding ABC transporter permease produces the protein MPSNTFLIAKREYLERVRTKAFVITTLLIPTLMAGGIFFSVLKTRNAKSASHIAVIAQDTDLALDLQNELEHGKDSAMKVDVISPPSSETRKTVVDQTVDKQIDGFLWIDTSTATPKITYTSVNHADISTKDTISSAMRRVIMREGLKHRGLDAVDIKTMMDPVEVETDTIKNGEISKSDTMTAFFGAYILFFLMYMAVMLHGMNVARSIIEEKTSRVFEVMLATVKPQEMMMGKLFGVGAVGLTQIGIWVAAAVLLSSQAIVSAVGGGSLQVHFSVAQIAAFIGYFILGFLLYSGIAAAIGAMVNSEQELQQFNLVIAMPLAVCMFVIGPVISNPSSTFSRVMSLIPTCTPLLMYLRISISNVAWYDIAGSIVLMLLTIWAVMWFTARVYRVGILMYGKRPNLPEILRWIKYS, from the coding sequence ATGCCTAGCAACACTTTTCTCATCGCGAAGCGCGAGTACCTCGAGCGCGTCCGCACCAAGGCCTTTGTCATCACGACGCTCCTTATCCCGACACTCATGGCGGGAGGCATTTTCTTCTCCGTACTCAAAACCAGAAACGCCAAGTCGGCGTCGCACATCGCCGTCATCGCCCAGGACACCGATCTTGCTCTCGACCTCCAGAATGAGCTGGAGCATGGCAAAGACTCCGCCATGAAGGTCGACGTCATCTCGCCGCCATCTTCTGAGACGCGCAAGACTGTCGTCGATCAGACCGTCGACAAACAGATCGATGGCTTTCTCTGGATCGATACATCAACCGCGACACCGAAGATCACCTACACCTCCGTTAACCACGCCGACATCTCCACCAAAGACACCATCTCCAGCGCCATGCGCCGCGTCATCATGCGCGAGGGCTTAAAGCATCGAGGACTTGATGCAGTCGATATCAAGACCATGATGGACCCCGTCGAGGTCGAAACAGACACCATCAAGAACGGCGAAATCTCCAAGTCCGACACGATGACCGCTTTCTTCGGCGCCTATATTCTCTTCTTCCTCATGTATATGGCAGTCATGCTGCACGGCATGAACGTCGCCCGCTCCATCATCGAGGAGAAGACTTCGCGGGTCTTCGAGGTCATGCTCGCAACCGTCAAGCCGCAGGAGATGATGATGGGCAAACTCTTCGGCGTCGGCGCCGTCGGACTCACGCAGATCGGCATCTGGGTCGCAGCCGCCGTACTGCTTTCATCGCAGGCAATTGTCTCCGCAGTCGGGGGAGGTTCGCTCCAGGTTCACTTCTCCGTCGCGCAGATTGCCGCGTTCATCGGATACTTTATCCTCGGGTTCCTGCTCTACTCGGGAATCGCCGCAGCCATCGGGGCCATGGTCAACTCCGAACAGGAGCTACAGCAGTTCAACCTCGTCATCGCCATGCCGCTCGCCGTCTGCATGTTCGTGATTGGCCCGGTCATCTCCAACCCCAGCTCCACCTTCTCGCGCGTCATGTCGCTGATCCCCACCTGCACGCCGCTGCTGATGTACCTGCGCATCTCCATCTCGAACGTCGCGTGGTACGACATCGCCGGCTCGATTGTGCTGATGCTGCTCACCATCTGGGCGGTCATGTGGTTCACCGCTCGCGTCTACCGCGTGGGAATCCTGATGTACGGCAAGCGCCCCAACCTGCCCGAGATCCTTCGCTGGATCAAGTACAGCTAG
- a CDS encoding ATP-binding cassette domain-containing protein, producing the protein MAIVQLQHVRKAYDTKIAVDDLSFTIEPGSMFGLLGPNGSGKTSSIRMMIGITAPDSGTVELFGQSFDRKLLQRVGYLPEERGLYKKMKVIDQLTFLGQLRGLDISTASKRAHAWCERLEITEAIPKKTEELSKGMQQKIQFIATLLHDPDLVIMDEPFSGLDPVNATLLMDTLLDLRKQGRTILFSTHRMDQVEKLCDAICLISRGKIVLSGGMREIKSRYPRNRVQITFEGDSAFLRNPGIEEYKLYNSSAEIKLRDEAAAQQVLAQAIAGARVTRFEVMEPTLEEIFIEEVGAGGKVDA; encoded by the coding sequence ATGGCAATCGTTCAACTTCAGCATGTCCGCAAAGCCTACGACACCAAGATCGCCGTCGACGACCTGAGCTTCACCATCGAACCCGGCAGCATGTTTGGTCTCCTCGGCCCCAACGGCTCCGGCAAGACCTCTTCCATCCGTATGATGATCGGCATCACGGCGCCCGACTCCGGAACCGTTGAGCTCTTCGGCCAGTCCTTCGATCGCAAGCTCCTTCAGCGAGTTGGCTATCTTCCCGAAGAACGCGGCCTCTATAAGAAGATGAAGGTCATCGACCAACTCACCTTTCTCGGGCAGCTTCGAGGACTTGACATTTCCACTGCAAGCAAGCGGGCCCATGCTTGGTGCGAACGACTTGAGATCACTGAAGCCATCCCCAAAAAGACCGAAGAGCTCTCCAAGGGCATGCAGCAGAAGATCCAGTTCATCGCCACGCTCCTGCACGATCCTGACCTCGTCATCATGGACGAGCCCTTCAGCGGCCTCGACCCCGTCAACGCCACTCTGTTGATGGATACGCTCCTCGACCTCCGCAAACAGGGTCGCACGATCCTCTTCTCCACGCACCGTATGGACCAGGTCGAAAAACTCTGCGATGCCATCTGCCTTATCTCGCGCGGAAAGATCGTTCTCTCCGGTGGCATGCGCGAGATTAAGTCGCGCTATCCGCGCAACCGCGTGCAGATCACCTTCGAAGGCGACTCCGCCTTCCTGCGCAACCCCGGCATCGAGGAGTACAAGCTCTACAACAGCTCCGCCGAAATAAAGCTCCGTGATGAAGCCGCCGCGCAGCAGGTTCTCGCCCAGGCAATTGCTGGAGCGCGCGTCACGCGCTTCGAAGTGATGGAGCCTACCCTTGAAGAAATCTTCATCGAAGAAGTAGGAGCAGGAGGCAAAGTCGATGCCTAG
- a CDS encoding MFS transporter, whose translation MASSAQKIESASLRSLLTSPPLVALAIAAFGIGTSEYIIMGLLPSLARDFNVSIPKAGALVTGYALSVTLGSPLLAIATAKLERKRTMLLLIGVFILGNLSCALAPTYNLLFAARVLTALCHGAFFGIGSVVASNIVPRSQRAQAIALMFSGLTLANVLGVPAGTALGQAFGWRASFWAILPIGFIAAGALVLFLPPQAASSNSILHEFSVLRKPQVLLVLAISTVASSSLFCVFTYIAPMLLHVTRVSPHTVTLTLLVFGVGITIGNLAGGALTDWRPKTFLITALSALIAALIALYFAEPYPIPAVSMVLIWGAIHFAAGSPLQSRIVDQASAAPNLASTLNQGAFNLGNAVGATVGGMLLTAGAGYRHLPIAGAVIATLALSLALVSARLDHKHRDSRIAEEIAIL comes from the coding sequence ATGGCGTCGTCCGCGCAAAAGATCGAATCTGCCAGTCTGCGAAGCCTCCTCACCAGCCCCCCTCTGGTGGCGCTCGCCATCGCGGCCTTCGGCATAGGCACCTCCGAATACATCATCATGGGCCTTCTCCCCAGCCTTGCCCGTGACTTCAACGTCAGCATTCCCAAAGCAGGCGCTCTCGTCACCGGATACGCCCTCAGCGTCACCCTCGGATCGCCCCTCCTCGCTATCGCCACCGCAAAGCTCGAACGCAAGCGCACCATGCTCCTGCTGATCGGAGTTTTCATTCTCGGCAATCTCTCCTGCGCGCTTGCACCAACCTATAATCTGCTCTTCGCAGCTCGCGTTCTTACGGCGCTCTGCCACGGAGCTTTCTTCGGGATCGGCAGTGTCGTTGCCTCCAACATCGTCCCCCGCAGTCAGCGCGCACAGGCGATTGCGCTGATGTTCTCGGGCCTCACCCTCGCCAACGTCCTCGGAGTCCCTGCCGGTACAGCCCTGGGCCAGGCCTTCGGTTGGAGAGCCTCCTTCTGGGCCATCCTCCCCATCGGCTTTATCGCCGCCGGGGCCCTTGTTCTCTTCCTTCCGCCTCAGGCCGCTTCCTCAAACAGCATCCTCCACGAGTTCAGTGTCCTGCGCAAACCTCAGGTCCTTCTTGTGCTGGCAATCAGCACCGTCGCCTCGTCGTCGCTTTTCTGCGTTTTCACCTATATCGCGCCGATGCTGCTTCATGTCACCAGGGTCTCGCCGCATACCGTCACGCTCACACTGCTTGTCTTTGGCGTGGGCATCACCATCGGCAATCTCGCAGGCGGCGCGCTGACAGACTGGCGGCCGAAGACCTTCCTCATCACCGCGCTCTCAGCTCTTATCGCTGCCCTCATCGCTCTCTACTTCGCCGAACCTTACCCTATTCCCGCCGTATCCATGGTCCTTATCTGGGGAGCGATCCACTTCGCCGCCGGCTCCCCCCTCCAGTCCCGCATCGTCGACCAGGCCTCCGCCGCGCCGAATCTCGCGTCCACGCTCAACCAGGGAGCCTTCAATCTCGGCAATGCCGTCGGTGCAACCGTCGGCGGTATGCTGCTCACCGCCGGCGCCGGCTACCGCCACCTCCCCATCGCCGGAGCGGTCATTGCCACGCTCGCTCTCTCGCTCGCGCTTGTCTCCGCACGGCTCGATCACAAGCATCGCGACTCACGCATTGCCGAAGAGATTGCCATTCTCTAG
- the recG gene encoding ATP-dependent DNA helicase RecG, with protein sequence MKFVKRVGERVAEALAKRGVETVEDLLYHLPFRYEDRLNPLPIRALKAGTMASIIGEVRGSALLRTRSMPIFEMTVGQGLDTVKCMWFHGAYLKDKFHAGQMVALYGKLEASRSTAGKFKMIQPQFEILPAANSPEAEFVSLEVGRIVPVYEFLGGTTAWGAKLTSRWLRRVVWWLLEELESVSILRDAKDGAPGALGPGARLQKADSSAALRNDNKFVRENKRKADSVPETLPAALRKRLGLPDRLGALRAVHFPEAGTPMVELMSAATPAHRRLIFEELFYLELGLELKRRRLREREGTAFVTDDGVRRALKQILPFHPTTAQKRVLGEIAADMRRAQPMRRLLQGDVGSGKTIVAMQAALVAIENGYQVALMAPTEILATQHYLSARKLLDDATSPRTGKPYRVTLLTGSLDDAAKREARGRIFRGEAQLAIGTHALIEEKVDFDNLGLVIVDEQHRFGVQQRFRLMKKPGPDGRLAEPDVLVMTATPIPRTLALTLYGDLETSVIDELPPGRTPVVTRRTTEERAGDVWDFVRKQVAAGRQAYIVYPVIEGAKDDQPELDFARDEAESGGEGNADPSTALRSAQDDKVRKKPKSKTAKVEKLFAPKQALRAASDMYEELRTGALGGLRIGLLHGRLSADDKEVVMRRFQRGEIDVLIATTVIEVGVDVPNATVMVIEHAERFGLAQMHQLRGRVGRGAAKSYCVLMTGGRVSEQAEARLNAMVATQNGFELAELDLEQRGPGEFFGTRQAGMPEFRVANLLRDRAMLELAKTEAAHFAEKPDAAMTREEIDAVWARLKQQWQRRYGLVEA encoded by the coding sequence ATCAAATTTGTGAAGCGCGTTGGTGAACGTGTGGCCGAGGCGCTGGCCAAGCGCGGAGTCGAGACAGTGGAAGACCTGCTGTACCATCTCCCCTTTCGCTATGAAGATCGGCTGAATCCGTTGCCTATTCGTGCGTTGAAGGCCGGCACGATGGCCTCGATCATCGGCGAGGTGCGCGGGTCGGCGCTGCTGCGGACGCGGTCGATGCCGATCTTCGAGATGACGGTGGGCCAGGGGCTGGACACGGTGAAGTGCATGTGGTTCCACGGCGCTTATCTCAAGGACAAGTTTCATGCCGGGCAGATGGTGGCCCTGTACGGCAAGCTGGAGGCTTCGCGATCGACAGCGGGCAAGTTCAAGATGATCCAGCCTCAGTTTGAGATTCTGCCGGCGGCTAACTCTCCTGAGGCGGAGTTTGTCTCGCTGGAGGTGGGACGCATCGTGCCGGTGTATGAGTTCCTAGGTGGAACGACGGCATGGGGCGCGAAGCTGACGTCGAGATGGCTGAGAAGAGTGGTGTGGTGGTTGCTGGAGGAGTTGGAGAGTGTTTCCATCCTTCGCGATGCGAAGGATGGGGCACCCGGGGCGCTGGGGCCGGGCGCGAGATTGCAAAAAGCAGATTCCTCCGCTGCGCTGCGGAATGACAACAAGTTTGTGCGCGAGAACAAGAGGAAAGCAGATTCGGTTCCAGAGACTTTGCCTGCGGCGTTGCGCAAGCGGTTGGGTTTGCCGGATAGGCTGGGGGCCCTGCGGGCGGTGCATTTTCCCGAAGCGGGCACGCCGATGGTTGAGTTGATGTCGGCGGCTACGCCTGCCCACCGGCGATTGATCTTTGAGGAGCTGTTTTACCTGGAGCTTGGACTTGAGCTGAAGCGGCGGCGGCTGCGCGAACGTGAAGGAACTGCCTTTGTCACGGATGACGGTGTGCGGCGTGCGTTGAAGCAGATACTTCCCTTTCACCCGACCACGGCACAGAAGCGCGTGCTGGGCGAGATTGCCGCGGATATGCGCCGTGCACAGCCAATGCGAAGGTTGCTGCAGGGCGATGTGGGATCGGGAAAGACGATTGTCGCGATGCAGGCGGCACTGGTGGCGATCGAGAACGGCTATCAGGTGGCGCTGATGGCCCCGACCGAGATTCTGGCGACGCAGCATTATCTCTCCGCGCGCAAGCTGCTGGACGACGCGACCTCCCCGCGCACCGGGAAGCCGTATCGTGTAACGCTGCTGACGGGCTCGCTCGATGACGCGGCCAAGCGCGAGGCGCGCGGCAGGATCTTTCGCGGAGAGGCGCAGCTCGCCATCGGAACGCACGCGCTGATCGAAGAGAAGGTGGACTTCGACAACCTGGGGCTGGTGATCGTCGACGAGCAGCACCGGTTTGGCGTGCAACAGCGGTTCCGGTTGATGAAGAAGCCCGGACCTGATGGGCGTCTGGCCGAGCCTGACGTGCTGGTGATGACGGCGACGCCCATTCCGCGGACGCTGGCGCTGACACTGTATGGGGATCTTGAAACAAGCGTGATTGACGAATTGCCTCCAGGGAGGACTCCCGTGGTAACGCGGAGGACGACGGAGGAACGCGCAGGGGATGTTTGGGATTTTGTAAGAAAGCAGGTTGCTGCGGGACGGCAGGCTTACATTGTGTACCCGGTGATTGAGGGCGCGAAGGACGATCAGCCGGAGCTGGACTTTGCGCGGGATGAGGCAGAATCCGGTGGTGAAGGAAATGCAGACCCTTCGACTGCGCTGCGCTCCGCTCAGGATGACAAAGTTAGAAAGAAGCCAAAAAGCAAGACTGCGAAGGTAGAGAAGCTATTCGCTCCCAAGCAGGCCTTGCGGGCTGCCAGCGATATGTATGAGGAGTTGCGCACGGGTGCGCTGGGTGGGCTCCGGATTGGGCTGTTGCATGGACGGCTGAGCGCCGACGACAAAGAAGTTGTGATGCGGCGGTTTCAACGTGGCGAGATTGATGTCTTGATTGCGACGACAGTGATTGAAGTGGGCGTGGATGTTCCGAACGCGACGGTGATGGTGATTGAACACGCTGAGCGGTTTGGGCTGGCACAGATGCACCAGCTTCGCGGACGTGTTGGCCGTGGCGCAGCGAAGAGCTACTGCGTGCTGATGACAGGCGGCCGCGTAAGCGAGCAGGCAGAGGCGCGGTTGAATGCAATGGTCGCAACGCAGAATGGGTTTGAGTTGGCGGAGTTGGACCTCGAGCAGCGGGGGCCTGGCGAGTTTTTTGGAACGCGCCAGGCTGGGATGCCGGAGTTCCGTGTCGCCAATCTGCTGCGCGACCGCGCCATGCTTGAGCTGGCGAAGACCGAGGCAGCGCACTTTGCCGAAAAGCCCGACGCCGCCATGACGCGCGAAGAGATCGACGCCGTGTGGGCGCGGTTGAAGCAGCAGTGGCAGCGCCGGTATGGGCTGGTCGAGGCCTGA
- a CDS encoding response regulator: protein MRPKKTILCVDNNEQVLSVRTFLLETRGYRVIPSASSSHALEIIQQSAPGSLDLLLCDLLMPQMDGNELVRRAKHLQPGLPTMVVSNTVTSFDRASAADAFLPKGACSPAEMIERIRVLVARKRGPRKVYPTPSVVLEPAIA from the coding sequence TTGCGGCCCAAGAAGACGATTCTCTGCGTAGATAACAACGAACAGGTGCTCTCTGTCCGCACCTTCCTCCTCGAAACCCGCGGTTATCGCGTCATTCCATCGGCCTCATCCAGCCATGCTCTCGAAATCATCCAACAGTCCGCGCCCGGCTCGCTCGATCTTCTACTCTGCGACCTCTTGATGCCACAGATGGACGGTAACGAGCTTGTGCGCCGCGCCAAGCACCTCCAGCCCGGCCTCCCAACCATGGTCGTCTCCAACACCGTCACCAGTTTCGACCGCGCCTCTGCCGCAGATGCCTTTCTGCCCAAGGGCGCCTGCTCGCCGGCGGAGATGATCGAGCGCATCCGCGTCCTCGTGGCGCGCAAGCGCGGTCCGCGCAAGGTCTATCCAACGCCTAGCGTTGTACTCGAGCCAGCGATCGCTTAG
- a CDS encoding PhzF family phenazine biosynthesis protein: MSTLPAKPAPPTTAHVAFDYAQVDVFAERPLEGNPLAIFTDARGLSDAEMQALARETNLSETTFILPCAAEVEHQHGVRVRIFTTGEELPFAGHPTLGTASWLYWNHPWLRAAEEIVLDLNVGRIPVRFTPSKPGEQGIFATMRQNDPVFGPAHDSAVLARMLQLSLDDIDPQLPVQTVTTGNPFCIVPLKSLAAAARLRVPQTPEVSEYLTRHNAKFFYFLTRAEEGSGALWHARMQFYKGEDPATGSAAGPAIAWLVKHGAVASGKQIVIEQGVEMLRPSRLHVSATLSGGKVSDVFVGGRTIPVAMGRFFLP, from the coding sequence ATGTCAACTCTGCCAGCGAAGCCTGCCCCGCCCACTACAGCGCACGTTGCGTTCGACTACGCACAGGTCGATGTCTTCGCCGAACGCCCTCTCGAAGGCAATCCCCTGGCGATCTTCACCGACGCCAGAGGCCTTTCCGATGCCGAGATGCAGGCCCTCGCGCGCGAGACCAATCTCTCCGAGACGACCTTCATCCTCCCTTGTGCCGCCGAAGTCGAGCATCAACACGGCGTCCGTGTCCGGATCTTCACCACCGGCGAAGAGCTTCCCTTCGCCGGCCATCCAACCCTCGGCACTGCAAGCTGGCTCTACTGGAACCACCCCTGGCTTCGTGCCGCCGAGGAGATCGTCCTCGATCTGAACGTCGGGCGGATCCCGGTGCGCTTTACTCCCTCAAAGCCCGGGGAGCAGGGCATCTTCGCAACCATGCGCCAGAACGATCCCGTCTTCGGCCCCGCGCACGATTCAGCGGTTCTCGCCCGTATGCTTCAGCTTTCCCTCGACGACATCGATCCGCAGCTGCCCGTGCAGACAGTTACCACAGGCAACCCCTTCTGCATCGTCCCATTGAAATCGCTGGCCGCCGCGGCGCGCCTTCGTGTGCCCCAGACGCCAGAGGTGAGTGAATACCTCACGCGCCACAACGCAAAATTTTTCTACTTCCTCACACGCGCAGAAGAAGGCAGTGGAGCACTGTGGCATGCGCGTATGCAGTTCTACAAGGGAGAAGATCCCGCAACCGGTTCGGCTGCTGGTCCCGCAATCGCGTGGCTGGTGAAACATGGTGCAGTCGCGAGCGGCAAACAAATCGTCATTGAGCAGGGAGTCGAGATGCTTCGTCCCAGCCGCCTCCATGTCTCAGCCACACTCTCCGGCGGCAAGGTCTCCGATGTGTTCGTCGGAGGCCGCACCATTCCTGTTGCAATGGGACGCTTTTTCCTGCCGTGA
- a CDS encoding peroxiredoxin has protein sequence MSLRINDVAPDFTAETTQGTINFHEWIGDNWAVLFSHPKDFTPVCTTELGAVGSLEKQFAARGAKVIGLSVDPVDNHAKWAKDIEEVTGSAVNFPVIGDTELKVAKLYDMLPGDAGDSCEGRTPADNATVRMVFVVGPDKRIKLTLAYPMSTGRNFDEIVRVLDSMQLTAKHKVSTPANWKQGDDVIIGGGVSNEEAAKIFPGFKTVKPYLRTTAQPK, from the coding sequence ATGTCACTCCGCATTAACGATGTAGCTCCGGACTTTACCGCTGAAACGACGCAGGGCACCATCAACTTCCACGAGTGGATTGGCGATAACTGGGCTGTCCTGTTCTCGCACCCGAAGGACTTCACGCCTGTCTGCACCACAGAGCTTGGCGCAGTGGGTTCGCTGGAGAAGCAGTTTGCCGCACGCGGCGCCAAGGTGATTGGCCTGAGCGTCGATCCGGTCGACAATCACGCAAAGTGGGCCAAGGACATTGAAGAGGTCACAGGTTCCGCAGTGAACTTTCCGGTGATCGGCGACACGGAGCTGAAGGTCGCAAAGCTGTACGACATGCTCCCCGGCGATGCCGGCGATAGCTGCGAAGGACGTACGCCTGCCGACAATGCAACGGTCCGCATGGTGTTTGTGGTTGGCCCGGACAAGCGCATCAAGCTGACACTGGCCTATCCGATGTCGACTGGCCGTAACTTCGACGAGATCGTTCGCGTGCTCGATTCGATGCAGTTGACGGCGAAGCACAAGGTCTCGACGCCGGCGAACTGGAAGCAGGGCGACGATGTCATCATCGGCGGCGGCGTTTCCAACGAAGAGGCTGCAAAGATCTTCCCGGGCTTCAAGACCGTGAAGCCGTACCTTCGCACGACGGCCCAGCCAAAGTAA